A single genomic interval of Penicillium psychrofluorescens genome assembly, chromosome: 2 harbors:
- a CDS encoding uncharacterized protein (ID:PFLUO_003999-T1.cds;~source:funannotate), whose amino-acid sequence MTAAGVSPSSSPRLPSPPPFTEVQIGPRSPSIGDSFGKDADNLLGSSPGDDDGSTRRIRPGTKAGDMAFGPPLIPLSQLDSPFQLQEHLKALYHHFTKPEGSDTVVPITREVAIQLAEPPEGVDRSLWLYELCRFLTMKVNNLLIAFFAENPPCSSQTCPEMRASEWQYLCAVHDPPKSCCAIDYCCHTLDWATNTLTSPKYFPSRLTLGNEAAGGPQASMRHLTNIFRRLYRIFAHAWFQHRDVFWEVEGHDGLYVFFKTVCDMYNLIPDDNYTIPPEAEGPDAVQPAAAEESTMDSRRLTILRKDDETPVNLAVEDMDPSIGTGATTRRHKHSPSTGSRVTTIAESAEDQDEQKPSPVQEAPEALSESPGKETEKTLVEKTAAESTDGSQEKTAEPATETQEQPSQSEEPTDSEEPETQKLETEPEEEPTPSEAESKEETASTDATTEATTESAPEPKTEPETQPETEADTEAATEAETKQS is encoded by the exons ATGACTGCTGCGGGAGTCTCTCCGTCCAGCTCCCCGCGCCTCCCCAGTCCACCCCCGTTCACCGAGGTCCAGATCGGCCCGCGGTCACCATCCATCGGTGATTCTTTTGGCAAAGACGCAGATAACTTGCTAGGCTCGTCGCCaggcgacgatgatggttCGACGCGCAGGATCCGCCCGGGCACCAAAGCGGGTGACATGGCGTTTGGTCCGCCGCTGATTCCGCTGTCGCAG CTCGACTCGCctttccagctccaggaacACCTGAAAGCCCTGTACCATCATTTCACGAAGCCCGAAGGATCAGACACGGTAGTCCCGATCACCCGCGAGGTCGCAATCCAGCTAGCCGAACCGCCCGAGGGCGTCGACCGATCCCTCTGGCTCTACGAACTGTGTCGCTTTCTCACCATGAAAGTCAACAACCTCCTCATTGCCTTTTTCGCCGAGAACCCGCCCTGCTCGTCGCAAACATGCCCCGAGATGCGCGCGTCCGAATGGCAGTACCTCTGCGCCGTGCACGACCCGCCCAAGTCCTGCTGCGCTATTGATTATTGCTGCCATACACTCGACTGGGCGACCAACACCCTCACCTCCCCCAAGTACTTCCCTAGCCGGCTGACGCTGGGCAACGAGGCTGCAGGCGGCCCACAGGCCAGCATGAGGCATCTGACCAACATCTTCCGGCGACTGTATCGCATCTTTGCGCATGCGTGGTTCCAACACCGTGATGTTTTCTGGGAGGTTGAGGGCCATGACGGTCTgtatgtcttcttcaagACTGTCTGCGACATGTACAACCTTATCCCAGATGACAACTACACGATTCCTCCCGAGGCAGAGGGTCCTGACGCGGTTCAGCctgctgccgccgaagagTCTACTATGGATAGCCGACGATTAACGATTCTACGCAAGGATGATGAGACCCCCGTCAATTTGGCCGTCGAGGACATGGATCCGTCTATCGGTACCGGCGCCACTACACGACGACACAAGCACAGCCCGTCGACGGGATCGCGGGTGACGACGATTGCTGAGAGTGCTGAGGATCAAGATGAGCAAAAGCCATCACCGGTACAGGAAGCCCCGGAGGCGCTGTCAGAGTCGCCGGGGAAAGAGACTGAGAAGACTCTGGTCGAAAAGACTGCAGCGGAGTCCACAGATGGTTCACAGGAGAAGACCGCGGAACCGGCTACTGAGACGCAAGAGCAGCCGTCGCAATCTGAAGAGCCAACGGACTCGGAGGAACCAGAAACTCAGAAACTAGAGACAGAGCCAGAAGAGGAGCCCACGCCTTCAGAAGCAgagagcaaggaagagaCCGCCTCTACAGATGCTACGACTGAAGCAACGACCGAATCTGCACCGGAGCCCAAGACAGAGCCCGAGACCCAGCCCGAGACAGAAGCCGATACAGAGGCCGCCACAGAGGCTGAGACTAAACAGTCCTAG
- a CDS encoding uncharacterized protein (ID:PFLUO_003998-T1.cds;~source:funannotate), with product MDDEEAPPELVDVSALPPDQLHRGLSLEDDGPASRVPITIVTGYLGAGKTTLLNYILTVKHGKKIAVIMNEFGDSTDIEKPMTVNEGGQEVTEWMEVGNGCVMAIESLMERRGTFDYILLETTGLADPGNIAPLFWMDEGLGSSIYLDGIVTLVDTKNIFHLLDEPAPEEKAESHDAGQQQPGHAHAGPVLSMAHMQISHADVIILNKADLVSAEELEAVRDRVEAINSVAKIHVTDHSQTPQIEGVVLDLHAYDHLADLDFGKKGHSHMDPAISTMVIITPPIAADKVPRVDEWLRSILWESTFPATSMATAPPSNFEIHRLKGILALDDRSSKIIQAVRDVFEIRDAEAAPSGEDTATAQCKVVLIGRGLGSSVEPWQESFESFLA from the exons atggatgacgaggaggcaCCCCCCGAATTGGTCGATGTGTCTGCACTCCCACCAGACCAGCTGCACCGGGGCCTGTCCTTGGAGGACGATGGCCCCGCGAGTCGAGTACCCATCACCATCGTAACCG GATATTTGGGAGCGGGCAAAACGACCCTGCTAAACTATATTCTCACCGTGAAAcatggcaagaagattgcTGTGATCATGAACG AATTCGGAGACT CAACGGACATCGAGAAGCCCATGACCGTGAACGAGGGCGGCCAAGAGGTCACCGAGTGGATGGAGGTGGGCAACGGAT GTGTCATGGCCATCGAATCCCTCATGGAACGCCGCGGCACGTTCGACTACATCCTGCTGGAAACAACCGGCCTCGCTGACCCAGGCAACATCGCCCCGCTCTTCTGGATGGACGAAGGCCTCGGCAGCTCGATCTACCTAGACGGGATTGTGACTCTTGTCGACACAAAGAACATCTTCCATCTGCTGGACGAGCCCGCaccggaagaaaaagccgAATCCCACGATGCaggccagcagcaacccGGCCACGCGCACGCCGGGCCCGTGCTATCCATGGCGCATATGCAGATCTCGCATGCGGACGTGATCATCCTCAACAAGGCGGATCTGGTCAGCGCGGAGGAACTAGAGGCTGTGAGGGACCGCGTGGAGGCGATTAACAGCGTCGCTAAGATCCATGTTACGGATCATAGTCAGACGCCGCAGATTGAAGGCGTGGTGCTGGATCTGCACGCGTATGATCATCTGGCGGATCTGGATTTTGGGAAAAAAGGGCATAGCCATATGGACCCG GCCATCTCCACAATGGTCATTATCACGCCGCCCATCGCTGCAGACAAGGTTCCGCGCGTGGATGAATGGCTACGCTCTATTCTATGGGAATCGACATTCCCTGCGACAAGCATGGCGACAGCCCCACCCAGCAATTTCGAGATCCATCGGTTGAAGGGGATCCTCGCTCTGGACGACAGGTCATCTAAGATTATCCAGGCGGTCAGGGACGTGTTCGAGATCCGCGATGCAGAGG